Genomic DNA from Streptomyces capillispiralis:
GCAGACGAAGCGTCTCGCGCGGGTTGGACGGGACACCCATGGAGACCAGGGTCCGACACGCGTGCTCACGCCGCTGCGCGGCCTCGGCAGCCGGGTCGGGTGCCGACGGGGTGCTCTCGCCTTGCGCCTGGTCGGTGTCCGCTTCCTTGCCCCTCGACTGCCGAGGGCTGACCTCTCTGGAGCCGTCAGCGTTCGACTTCAGCGCCTCCCTGTGGATTTCGCCCGTGGCATCGGTCTCGTCGGGGGACTGCTTCTTCTGGGCTGGCACCGTCGGGGAGGGCGGGACCCCGGGGTCTGGCGCGGTCAGGACGCGAGCGGCAGCGAAGGCCGCCTTGATGCCCTCCGCTTTCATGATCTTCCAGGCCTGCAACTGCTGCTCTGGCGAGGTGAGCCGGTCCAGAAGGGTTTCGGCCTCGCTCACGGCGAGGCCCTCCATGATTGCCTCCTGCACTTCAGTGGGGAGCTTCAACAGCTTGAGGCGTCGGGAGATGTGCGGCTGCCTGGTCCCGGTCTGCTGGGCAATCTCCGCCTGGGTCAGGCCGTCGCTCAGCGCGCCCTGGAACGCGAGGGCCTGCTCGACCGGGTTCAGAGGAACCCTGCGCATGTTCTCAGGCAGACCGAGGAGCCGGGCCCGCGGAATCTTCGAGTTGATGATCTTGCAGGGAGCGCTCTCCCGGCCCGCGCGCTGCAGCGCGAGTTTCCTGTTGTGGCCGATCAGGATGACGTAGTCCTCGGCCGGCACGGCCCCGAGCGTTCCTTCCAACTCGTCCAGCTTCTCGGGCTGCTTCTCGGCAAGCCGCTCCCGCCAGTACTCCAGGAAGCCTCCGACCTCCGCAACCGAGAGGTCCTGCAGAAGCCCGTCCTCCGCTTTGATCGACTCAGTCAGCTCGTCGATGTCCTCGTCGCGGTACACGAGGCGGGGATTGAACGGGTTGGGGTGAAGTTGCTCAAGCGGGATCTCGATGATCTCCGCAGCATCCGGGTCGTCCCAGATGCTGCGCTTCTTCTTCCTGCTGCCGAACGTCATCGTCGGCCCGGAGGCTCCAGCCATGAGGTGTGCTCCTGCAACAGAAGGGTGCTGACAGGAGGTGACCCTAACGGCCTGCAAGGCGTCCGTACGGCAACGGGGCGGTATTCCGTCGGAATACGCTCTGGCACCCAGGTGTCACGCAGCAGGGGGCGATGGCCTCCGGTCCCCGCCCCCCAAACGGGCATGGATGGCTTCGCTGATGGTCCGCACCGCGTGGTCAACACCTCGCACCGTGGTCTCGGGGGAGAGCTGTTCTGATTGGTAGATGA
This window encodes:
- a CDS encoding ParB/RepB/Spo0J family partition protein, which codes for MAGASGPTMTFGSRKKKRSIWDDPDAAEIIEIPLEQLHPNPFNPRLVYRDEDIDELTESIKAEDGLLQDLSVAEVGGFLEYWRERLAEKQPEKLDELEGTLGAVPAEDYVILIGHNRKLALQRAGRESAPCKIINSKIPRARLLGLPENMRRVPLNPVEQALAFQGALSDGLTQAEIAQQTGTRQPHISRRLKLLKLPTEVQEAIMEGLAVSEAETLLDRLTSPEQQLQAWKIMKAEGIKAAFAAARVLTAPDPGVPPSPTVPAQKKQSPDETDATGEIHREALKSNADGSREVSPRQSRGKEADTDQAQGESTPSAPDPAAEAAQRREHACRTLVSMGVPSNPRETLRLLGPALLVGPDKAARELAHAWLRSAPNAAEPVAKPARYFETVASSGDTRLTTRVAFALALATAELRAADSARTWDDSDREYLNYLKTGVQYEPTEWEQDRLASQ